The following are encoded together in the Bombus pascuorum chromosome 10, iyBomPasc1.1, whole genome shotgun sequence genome:
- the LOC132911308 gene encoding structural maintenance of chromosomes protein 5, which produces MSNNDINKGIITYIYLENFVTYDKVCVKPGRNLNVIIGPNGTGKSTIVCAIVLGLGGKTTTIGRATHVADYIKRGCEEAKIEIHLKNGKSNDIVIRRIFNKCGKSSWFLDNRQTGIKEIQELTASFNIQVDNLCQFLPQDKVQDFSKMNAQELLENTERSVCSPIIVERHKNLIQYRIDYKNLEKEIESKKKLLESKTQIYDSLKESVSSIKEKKLIKEKILHLKQKKAWILYEQKRKELVKLKDTKDAAQAEVAHLEAEIKPVNDIITEMKLEIQSLQTCLLDHKNKIKIKDMKLKKMIDNIVEYENNVKDCENSCKQRIQIEEARDHDIDIAQKQKKKLDNDLLLMLKDIESEEILMKQRTEIISAIEKKRNIINMLVSQASESKQKEDQLNLEIASQEAELQALNIEAKRLQLLRERSVDTYKAVQWLRENRNKFSNMIHEPILLNINVKEASYAKYLENIIPFRDMIAFVCEDKQDMNMLLHYLRDEQNLQVNVVHSDPARDVSMNPIVPLQYIKQFGFTHYLVSLIEAPSTIMKYLVSMYNLNNIPIGKSQVDDNIDRIPNDIRCYFSQNNVYMVNRSKYTGEKSIGMQPVSGTGMLSIVLDRSRMLNIEEKLKALREKKNKESNKVKQLDEQVHEQNKMLDKIKAIRNKYQQDLQQVQTLRSKIHIVEKKVVDLQNGRTTVEEIKKSSTKEIKKIMEKQIKMYKAYNTELVESVKCIMDSETTDYVLTLRNRSLRVKINNSHDLRERLKGAEDKVKQLCQELQPLKYEVQRIFNQALQTTNGISASDSAFAPIRKIFNKLPPTIEEINNELNIAQAKMFCMGNNIDGENILQEYEQVEQNINQLKDFIQSKTQELQKTTQNIESLRKEWLTSLSQTIEKINSNFSMYFSAMDCAGEVVLAQPENHMEFDQYGLKIRVKFRNTDQLQELTRYHQSGGERAVTTAIYMIALQELSTVPFRCVDEINQGMDAVNERRVFNLLVKMTGRANSSQYFLLTPKLLPDLQYSETVTVHCVFNGAFMINHTEFDTEKYCEFIVRAIEREYTDDD; this is translated from the exons ATGAgtaataacgatattaataaaggaataattacttatatttatttagaaaattttgt GACTTATGATAAAGTTTGTGTAAAACCTGGTAGGAacttaaatgttattattggCCCTAATGGCACTGGCAAATCGACAATTGTTTGTGCGATTGTGCTTGGATTGGGAGGTAAAACTACCACCATTGGTCGAGCCACTCATGTCGCGGATTATATAAAAAGAGGATGTGAAGAAGCAAAGATTGAAATTCAtcttaaaaatggaaaaagcaACGATATTGTTATTCgaagaatatttaacaaatgcGGGAAATCTTCCTGGTTCCTTGATAATAGACAAACGGGTATTAAAGAAATACAGGAACTAACAGCAAGTTTTAACATACAG gTAGATAATCTTTGCCAATTTCTCCCACAAGATAAAGTACAAGATTTTTCAAAGATGAATGCACAAGAATTGTTAGAAAATACAGAGAGATCTGTTTGTAGTCCCATTATAGTCGAACGTCACAAAAACTTGATACAATATAGGATAGACTATAAGAAtttagagaaagaaattgaaagtaaGAAAAAGTTGCTAGAATCGAAAACTCAGATTTACGATAGTTTAAAAGAAAGTGTCAGtagtataaaagaaaagaaattaataaaggagaaaattttacatttgaaaCAGAAGAAAGCATGGATACTATATGAACAAAAACGTAAAGAACTAGTTAAG TTAAAAGACACGAAGGATGCTGCACAAGCTGAAGTGGCACATTTAGAAGCTGAAATAAAGCCTGTTAATGACATAATAACAGAAATGAAGTTAGAAATTCAATCGCTTCAAACTTGTCTTTTAGACCAT aaaaataaaatcaagatcAAAGATATGAAACTGAAGAAAATGATAGACAATATTgtagaatatgaaaataatgttaaagatTGCGAAAATTCATGCAAGCAAAGAATTCAAATAGAAGAGGCTCGAGATCACGACATTGATATTGCgcagaaacaaaaaaaaaaacttgatAACGATTTATTACTAATGTTAAAAGATATTGAATCTG aggaaattttaatgaaacagcGCACAGAAATAATATCCGccatagaaaagaaaaggaatatcATTAATATGTTAGTAAGCCAAGCTTCAGAAtcgaaacaaaaagaagacCAGCTAAACCTTGAAATTgcat cTCAAGAAGCAGAACTACAAGCTCTTAATATTGAAGCAAAACgattacaattattaagaGAGAGAAGTGTTGATACATATAAAGCAGTGCAGTGGCTGAGGGAAAAtcgtaacaaattttcaaatatgatACATGAACCTATATTACTTAACATAAACGTGAAGGAAGCTTCTTACGCGAAgtatttggaaaatatcatTCCATTTCGGGACATGATAGCATTTGTTTGTGAAGATAAACAAGACATGAACATGTTGTTGCATTACTTAAGGGACGAGCAGAATTTACAAGTAAATGTTGTACATTCCGATCCTGCGAGAGATGTTTCTATGAATCCAATTGTTCCATTGCAATACATTAAACAATTTGGCTTTACTCATTACTTAGTATCGCTGATTGAAGCTCCGAGCacgattatgaaatatttagtgtctatgtataatttaaacaatatacCCATAGGAAAAAGTCAAGTTGATGATAACATCGATCGTATAcctaacgatatacgttgttacttTAGTC aaaataatgtatatatggTAAATAGATCTAAGTACACTGGAGAAAAGTCTATCGGAATGCAACCAGTATCGGGTACAGGAATGTTATCTATTGTGTTAGATAGATCAAGAATGTTAAACATTGAAGAAAA ATTGAAAGCATtacgagagaagaaaaacaagGAAAGTAATAAAGTTAAACAGCTTGATGAGCAAGTACatgaacaaaataaaatgttagataaaataaaagctaTCAGAAACAAATATCAGCAAGATCTTCAACAAGTACAAACTCTGAGATCTAAAATACATATAGTGGAGAAAAAAGTTGTAGATTTACAAAATGGGCGAACCACtgttgaagaaataaaaaaatcttctactaaagaaataaag AAAATTATGGAgaagcaaataaaaatgtataaggCATACAATACTGAATTAGTAGAGTCTGTTAAATGCATTATGGACAGTGAGACAACCGACTATGTATTAACATTGCGTAATCGATCTTTAAGAgtgaaaataaacaattctCATGATTTAAGAGAGCGACTCAAGGGAGCAGAAGATAAAGTGAAGCAATTATGCCAGGAATTACAACCTCTGAAGTACGAAGtacaaagaatatttaatcaaGCATTGCAAACTACCAATGGTATCAGTGCCTCGGATAGTGCGTTTGCACCCATAAGAAAGATATTCAATAAATTGCCACCGACCATAGaggaaattaataatgaattgAATATCGCGCAAgcaaaaatgttttgtatgGGAAATAATATAGACGGAGAAAAT ATATTACAAGAATATGAGCAAGtagaacaaaatataaaccaattaaaagattttattcaGAGTAAAACACAAGAATTACAAAAAACTACACAAAATATAGAATCATTACGAAAAGAGTGGTTAACGTCTTTATCACAAaccattgaaaaaattaattctaatttcaGTATGTATTTCTCAGCAATGGATTGTGCTGGTGAGGTTGTATTGGCACAACCGGAAAATCAT ATGGAATTTGATCAGTATGGTCTCAAGATTAGGGTAAAATTCAGAAATACCGACCAATTACAAGAATTAACAAGATATCATCAAAGTGGTGGAGAAAGAGCTGTAACTACTGCTATTTATATGATTGCACTTCAGGAATTGTCAACAGTACCATTTCGCTGTGTTGATGAAATTAATCag GGCATGGATGCTGTGAATGAAAGAAGAGTATTTAATTTGCTTGTGAAAATGACTGGACGAGCAAATAGTTCTCAGTATTTTTTACTCACACCAAAG tTACTACCGGATTTACAATATTCAGAGACAGTGACAGTCCATTGTGTGTTCAATGGAGCGTTCATGATCAATCATACAGAATTTGATACAGAAAAGTATTGTGAGTTCATTGTTAGGGCAATAGAAAGAGAATATACGGATGACGATTAA
- the LOC132911383 gene encoding uncharacterized protein LOC132911383, whose translation MYNRSTKFERRSVKKCKSWSSYFGSYISLISSTAFINRFMGFLPCKLESSKLVYSKSYSVFSIISIIIYLTCASFALYEINVVSENLLTLTSKLHCNLILCCGSMIFITNYVKSRSMIRVMNRVSDVSRILPSEIFCEVATRILIKDTLFLMPLMSYIPHIIYFYRNYIFGYTSWYTFFGVIVQTNLYTNNVYVLNACFKYINDSLVKVKETLLNDEPHLLRRVYHMQKNTMLLTKLRTLKKQHLEMSEIVQLLNSTCSIQIEAMLTIMFIDITFNMYNYLILFNEVRKMRLFSFSLIFVILYIVHIIITVSIVEITRSQITKIGSSVHRILVHTFDDKVTTELELFSLQVLQKGNTFVMKGLVLDATLLTKVIGNRKGSEGMKHFYQHFLQMACGITTFLLILVQFLLVESC comes from the exons atgtataatcgaTCAACGAAATTCGAGAGAAGATCAGTTAAAAAGTGTAAATCATGGTCGTCGTACTTCGGTAGTTACATATCGTTAATAAGCTCTACTGCTTTCATCAATCGTTTCATGGGATTTTTACCATGCAAACTCGAATCATCGAAACTCGTATACTCGAAATCATACTCCGTTTTCTCTATAATCTCcatcattatttatttgacTTGCGCATCTTTTGCTCTGTACGAAATAAACGTTGTTTCAGAGAATTTGTTGACACTGACATCTAAATTgcattgtaatttaatattatgctGCGGTTCCATGATTTTCATTACGAATTATGTTAAAAGTAGGTCAATGATCCGAGTGATGAATCGCGTTTCGGACGTTTCTCGTATACTGCCTTCAGAAATCTTTTGTGAAGTGGCTACAAGAATTCTGATAAAAGATACTCTGTTCCTGATGCCACTAATGAGCTACATCCCACACATCATCTACTTCtacagaaattatatttttggtTATACCAGTTGGTATACTTTTTTCGGTGTCATCGTACAGACTAACTTGTACACGAACAACGTATATGTGCTAAATGcctgttttaaatatataaatgattcTTTAGTGAAGGTGAAGGAAACTCTACTAAATGATGAGCCTCATCTACTCAGAAGAGTTTATCATATGCAGAAGAATACTATGTTGTTGACGAAACTGAGGACTCTTAAAAAGCAACATCTAGAGATGAGCGAAATCGTTCAGCTACTGAATAGCACGTGTAGCATACAAATCGAAGCCATGTTAACAATAATGTTCATTGACATTACATTCAATATGTACAACTATTTAATCTTGTTCAACGAAGTACGCAAGATGAGattgttctctttttctcttatcttcGTAATTCTTTACATCGTACACATAATTATAACAGTTTCGATAGTTGAAATTACCAGAAGccaaataacaaaaattggCTCCAGCGTCCATCgaattcttgtacatactttCGACGATAAGGTGACGACGGAG TTGGAGTTGTTCTCGTTGCAAGTGCTGCAAAAAGGTAACACGTTCGTGATGAAGGGGCTCGTACTAGATGCAACCCTTTTGACAAAGGTAATAGGTAATAGGAAAGGATCAGAAGGAATGAAGCATTTTTATCAACACTTTTTACAGATGGCGTGCGGCATTACCacttttttgttaatattagtGCAGTTCTTACTCGTTGAGTCTTGTTGA
- the LOC132911385 gene encoding uncharacterized protein LOC132911385 produces MFCIPYNLLYVPYIFCYTCWYTFIGVIALTSLYTNNVYVLNACFKYINDSLVKVKELLVNDESHLLRRVYHMQKNPILLSKLRTLKKQHLEMSEIVQLLNSTCSIQIEAMLTIMFIYIIFTIYNYLSLHKEMAEMTSLTLILGFAIYYSIHIIITVSIVEITRNQMTKIGCSVHRILVHTSDEQVTTELELFSLQVLQKGNAFVMKGLAIDATLLTKVIGNCSKGIKYFYQHLLQMACGITTFLLILVQFLLVESC; encoded by the exons ATGTTCTGCATTCCATACAACTTGCTCTACGTAccttatattttttgttacacTTGTTGGTATACTTTCATCGGTGTTATAGCATTAACTAGCTTGTACACGAACAACGTATACGTGCTAAATGcatgttttaaatacataaacgaTTCTCTAGTGAAAGTGAAGGAACTTCTAGTCAATGATGAGTCTCATCTACTCAGAAGAGTCTATCATATGCAGAAGAATCCTATATTGTTGTCGAAGTTGAGGACTCTTAAAAAGCAACATCTAGAGATGAGCGAAATCGTTCAGCTACTGAATAGCACGTGTAGCATACAAATCGAAGCTATGTTAACAATAATGTTTATCTACATTATATTCAccatatacaattatttatctcTGCACAAAGAAATGGCCGAGATGACATCGCTAACTCTTATCCTTGGCTTCGCGATTTATTACAgcatacatataattatcaCCGTTTCGATCGTTGAAATTACCAGGAACCAAATGACAAAAATTGGCTGCAGCGTTCATCgaattcttgtacatacttcCGACGAGCAGGTAACGACGGAG TTGGAGTTGTTCTCGTTGCAAGTGCTACAAAAGGGTAACGCGTTCGTGATGAAGGGGCTCGCAATAGATGCAACCCTTTTGACAAAGGTAATAGGAAATTGTTCAAAAggaataaagtatttttatcaGCACCTTTTACAGATGGCGTGCGGCATTACCACTTTCTTGTTGATATTAGTGCAGTTCTTACTCGTCGAGTCTTGTTGA